In one Myxocyprinus asiaticus isolate MX2 ecotype Aquarium Trade chromosome 29, UBuf_Myxa_2, whole genome shotgun sequence genomic region, the following are encoded:
- the sgms2b gene encoding phosphatidylcholine:ceramide cholinephosphotransferase 2, giving the protein MAASQLLDEQDERENDTYHVMVMVEDRTHPQTTPKGRTHPSVNTLRNAHIDDKSNVSKPQRFARGFRKALRKNQDYISIPVSKPNASQLPSEWWKTGITFIWAGFNLVLTTVMITIVHERVPDKSVSPPLPDKFFDYVPRVAWVFSVTEVNGMILVALWFIHWLFLKHRAIVGRRFFFLQGMLYLYRMVTMYITTLPVPSIHMNCAPKLYDDSHGKIKRIWQLVSGGGLSITGSHMMCGDFLYSGHTVMLTLTFLFIQEYSPSTLLWRCYHVICWLLSAVGVVCILIAHEHYSLDVVVAYFITSRLFYWYHTMTNNQALGSSNNYLNRTWWNPAFNFLEKNVKTTVPCTFSCPVSLPAAFKNTCKSYSKVQSTRDA; this is encoded by the exons atgGCTGCGTCTCAACTCCTGGATGAGCAAGACGAAAGAGAAAATGACACCTACCATGTAATGGTGATGGTGGAGGACAGGACACACCCCCAGACCACACCCAAAGGACGGACACACCCCTCTGTGAACACGCTCAGAAATGCTCACATTGACGACAAGTCGAACGTTAGTAAACCACAGCGGTTTGCCCGCGGCTTCCGTAAAGCATTGCGCAAAAACCAGGACTATATCAGCATCCCTGTCTCAAAGCCCAACGCCTCTCAACTGCCGTCAGAATGGTGGAAAACGGGAATTACGTTCATCTGGGCGGGTTTCAACCTTGTTCTCACGACTGTCATGATCACCATCGTCCATGAGAGAGTTCCAGATAAATCCGTCAGCCCGCCGTTACCCGACAAGTTCTTTGATTATGTTCCACGGGTGGCTTGGGTGTTTTCAGTCACGGAGGTGAATGGAATGATTCTGGTGGCACTCTGGTTCATCCATTGGCTCTTCCTTAAGCACAG GGCGATCGTGGGCCGAAGGTTTTTCTTCCTACAGGGAATGTTGTATTTATATCGTATGGTGACCATGTACATCACAACTCTCCCTGTTCCCAGCATACACATGAACTGCGCCCCGAAG CTGTATGATGATTCTCATGGGAAGATCAAGCGTATTTGGCAGCTGGTATCTGGAGGAGGTTTGTCCATCACCGGTTCTCATATGATGTGTGGAGACTTCCTGTACAGCGGTCACACGGTCATGCTCACCCTCACCTTCCTCTTCATCCAAGAGT ATTCCCCCTCCACTCTGCTGTGGCGTTGCTATCATGTGATCTGCTGGTTGCTAAGCGCAGTGGGCGTGGTCTGTATCCTCATTGCACATGAGCACTACAGCTTGGACGTGGTGGTGGCGTATTTCATCACATCACGCCTCTTCTACTGGTACCACACCATGACCAACAACCAG GCTCTGGGATCTTCTAACAATTACCTGAACAGAACGTGGTGGAACCCTGCATTTAACTTCCTGGAGAAGAACGTTAAAACGACAGTTCCCTGCACGTTCTCATGTCCCGTGTCACTTCCTGCCGCCTTCAAGAACACGTGCAAGAGCTACTCGAAAGTGCAGAGCACACGCGATGCGTAA
- the LOC127420289 gene encoding aminoacyl tRNA synthase complex-interacting multifunctional protein 1-like isoform X2, whose amino-acid sequence MSANSPKDNDEEQMMEYFKQQGFLLKEKAMLHASVREEKKLLVENAKLKKDIDDLKKRLHDTQRRKAVKLHQERVLTSTIATKTKLLQETAPSSSQTAPLSTHSTGPRLDTTHTCHEGRRRRERRGLDSAVLKSSDSIGVLLREKKTDVSRLDLRVGRILTVRKHPDSVSLYIQEVELGEPAPRTVVSGLTNHTPPEEMLGCLVVLLCNVRPMKVRGVQSQARLICAVNQEKINPLTPPTGAQPGDRVTFQNYPGEPEKELNPKHRIWERLLPDLCTDVKGVATYKGVAFEVRGKGLCRAPGINNGTIK is encoded by the exons ATGTCTGCTAACTCTCCAAAAGATAATGATGAAGAACagatgatggagtattttaaacAGCAGGGTTTCCTCCTGAAGGAGAAAGCTA TGCTGCATGCATCAGTGAGGGAGGAGAAGAAGCTGCTGGTTGAAAATGCCAAACTGAAGAAAGACATCGATGATCTGAAGAAACGTCTGCATGACACACAGAGGAGGAAAGCTg TAAAGCTGCATCAGGAGAGAGTTCTGACTTCAACAATCGCCACTAAAACTAAACTGCTGCAGGAAACTGCCCCCTCATCATCACAAACTGCCCCTTTATCAACCCACTCCACTGGACCTAGATTAGACACGACACACACTTGTCATGAGGGGCGACGGAGAAGAGAGAGGAGAG GTTTGGACTCTGCGGTTCTGAAGAGTTCTGATTCAATAGGCGTTTTGTTGCGAGAAAAGAAAACTGATGTGTCACGTCTGGACCTGCGGGTCGGACGGATTCTGACAGTCCGGAAACATCCAGATTCAGTGTCACTGTACATCCAGGAGGTGGAGTTAGGAGAACCCGCCCCCAGAACTGTGGTCAGTGGACTGACCAATCATACGCCTCCAGAAGAG atgttgGGCTGTCTGGTGGTGTTGTTGTGTAATGTGCGGCCGATGAAAGTACGAGGTGTTCAGTCACAGGCCCGCCTTATCTGTGCTGTCAATCAAGAGAAGATAAACCCTTTAACCCCGCCCACTGGCGCCCAGCCTGGTGACAGAGTCACTTTCCAGAACTACCCTG GTGAACCCGAGAAAGAGTTGAATCCAAAACACAGAATCTGGGAACGTTTACTGCCCGACCTGTGCACAGATGTGAAGGGTGTGGCCACGTATAAGGGCGTGGCTTTTGAAGTCCGTGGGAAGGGCCTCTGTCGGGCCCCGGGCATCAACAATGGCACTATCAAATAA
- the LOC127420289 gene encoding aminoacyl tRNA synthase complex-interacting multifunctional protein 1-like isoform X1, which translates to MSANSPKDNDEEQMMEYFKQQGFLLKEKAMLHASVREEKKLLVENAKLKKDIDDLKKRLHDTQRRKAVKLHQERVLTSTIATKTKLLQETAPSSSQTAPLSTHSTGPRLDTTHTCHEGRRRRERRGAGLDSAVLKSSDSIGVLLREKKTDVSRLDLRVGRILTVRKHPDSVSLYIQEVELGEPAPRTVVSGLTNHTPPEEMLGCLVVLLCNVRPMKVRGVQSQARLICAVNQEKINPLTPPTGAQPGDRVTFQNYPGEPEKELNPKHRIWERLLPDLCTDVKGVATYKGVAFEVRGKGLCRAPGINNGTIK; encoded by the exons ATGTCTGCTAACTCTCCAAAAGATAATGATGAAGAACagatgatggagtattttaaacAGCAGGGTTTCCTCCTGAAGGAGAAAGCTA TGCTGCATGCATCAGTGAGGGAGGAGAAGAAGCTGCTGGTTGAAAATGCCAAACTGAAGAAAGACATCGATGATCTGAAGAAACGTCTGCATGACACACAGAGGAGGAAAGCTg TAAAGCTGCATCAGGAGAGAGTTCTGACTTCAACAATCGCCACTAAAACTAAACTGCTGCAGGAAACTGCCCCCTCATCATCACAAACTGCCCCTTTATCAACCCACTCCACTGGACCTAGATTAGACACGACACACACTTGTCATGAGGGGCGACGGAGAAGAGAGAGGAGAG GTGCAGGTTTGGACTCTGCGGTTCTGAAGAGTTCTGATTCAATAGGCGTTTTGTTGCGAGAAAAGAAAACTGATGTGTCACGTCTGGACCTGCGGGTCGGACGGATTCTGACAGTCCGGAAACATCCAGATTCAGTGTCACTGTACATCCAGGAGGTGGAGTTAGGAGAACCCGCCCCCAGAACTGTGGTCAGTGGACTGACCAATCATACGCCTCCAGAAGAG atgttgGGCTGTCTGGTGGTGTTGTTGTGTAATGTGCGGCCGATGAAAGTACGAGGTGTTCAGTCACAGGCCCGCCTTATCTGTGCTGTCAATCAAGAGAAGATAAACCCTTTAACCCCGCCCACTGGCGCCCAGCCTGGTGACAGAGTCACTTTCCAGAACTACCCTG GTGAACCCGAGAAAGAGTTGAATCCAAAACACAGAATCTGGGAACGTTTACTGCCCGACCTGTGCACAGATGTGAAGGGTGTGGCCACGTATAAGGGCGTGGCTTTTGAAGTCCGTGGGAAGGGCCTCTGTCGGGCCCCGGGCATCAACAATGGCACTATCAAATAA